In the Clarias gariepinus isolate MV-2021 ecotype Netherlands chromosome 10, CGAR_prim_01v2, whole genome shotgun sequence genome, gggtgctccggtttccttccacagtccaaagacatccagattagactaattggcatttccaaatggTCCCCTGGAGAAGGATCTGGCAACCCATTTGAGAAtccttgccaaaaaaaaaccaaacccaTGGACAGCTTCTAGGAAGGCCTGGCGTACTACGGTCCATGAGTTCACGAGTCGGACACGActtaacaactaaaaaaaaccttataagAAATGGGATTTGGAATGGGCTTTAGCTTTACACAACAGGAGAAAACCGGAGACACGAGAGGAACCCCACGCAAACACAAGACTGGTGTACCACCATGACACCAATAATATTAGCTAAAACAGTTAACCCTCAGATACCTTTGATAGAACTACTCACCGGTTTGCCTCCTGCTGGTTTTCCTAGTGCTGGAGTTTTCATCTCTGGGGTCTTTTTGTCCGCGGGTTTTGTTTCCGGGGTCTTTGTATCCAGAGGCTTTTTCTCAGTCGTCTTCGTCTCAGTGGATTTCAAGCTCTTTGGTTCAGGAGTCTTTGTCTCAGTCTTCTTCATCTCACTCACTTTAGTGCTCTTAGTTTCTTGTGTTTTCGTCTCAATCGTCTTCGTCTCAGCAGGCTTCAAGCTCTTCGTTTCAGGGGTCTTCATTTCCGGTGGCTTGATTTCAGGAGTTTTGGTTCCAAGAGTCTTGGGTTCAGGAGTTTTGGTTTCTGGTGTCTTGGTCTTCCAGGTGTTGATGCGACCTGACACTCCTGTGTTCAGGCTAGCTGTTTCCTGTGAAGACATGATGTGTTGCTCGTTATTTTCACTGACAGACGAGCTTGATAAGGACAGTATCTCGAGCGCACTGTGTCAGGTACCTTGTTGACGGTGACAGTGATGGTACCGGCAGGTCCTGGAGCAGCGGGGTTCTGCACGTTACCTTTCTCCCACATGCTCTTAATACTGCGCATTCCCTCCACCACAGGAAGGTCCTTTGGAGACTTTGGTGACTTAACGTCCTTAGTCTGcacaataaacaaattatatagAAGGGTTATATACAAAGAGACTACAAAGAGTCAgtcatatacatacagtaagcatGCGTTCACGTTTTCACCGGTACCTGAACAGCTGAGGTGTACTGCTCCAGCCTGTTACCTATCTTACACACCAATGGAGTGTGTGGCACCTTTActgttctaaaaataaaataaaacagtaaaacagaacgtcagacaatatatatatatatatatatatatatatatatatatatatacagtatattaacatttaaacaatgtaaCTTACATTTTTTGAGCTGACTTGCTCAGAAATTCTGCTTTCTCTCCGATCTGTATAAATCAGTAAGAAGAgtgtaaaacataatttttcattttgcaaAGTAACAAGTTTTTTAAACTGAATCTTGgtgatatattttattttagtattcATTTTAGTGTTACGTATCAATGTCCAAACTAATGTCCTGAAACTACAGGTGTAATCTGGTTACCAGTTGATAGTAAACAAATATCGgattcttgattctgattggccaaaatctgttaatttattttctattacacTAAGTCTGACAACACTGCTAGGTGTACCTCAGAGGTTTTCatgtattagttttttttttttcaatattccatatctatccatctactgtatctaggaacctctgtagtccaatcaggggccgtggaggccaatgttgACCGttgcatttatttccatttgtaTGACCGTGATAGGACGTCTGGTCACCTttcacatgcacatttacacactacaggcaattttagAACACCAGTTACCctaatatacatatttttggactgtggaatgaCACCAGAGTTcctggtggaaacccaccaagcacgggaagaccATGCCCATAAAGatgtggaggtgcaaggcgacagtgctaacgactaagccaccgtgccaccaataTTCCatataatatgtaaaataatatttatttacttatgacTCACTCTCTATACTTCTTATCTTCTTCAGGGCCTGGAGCTTATTTAAAGCTCTGAAGCCTATTTAAGGAGATTTTGGGAATATGGTGGGGTCTTCTTCTTATCTACGAATCCATTGAAGGGGACACAAGCACATACTTCGGGCAATTTGGCAACCCCACtcagccttatctgcatgtctttggattgtgggaggaaaccggagtacccggaggaaacccaccaagcactatgcaaactccaaacacacacaaacctgaagTGGGAATCAAAGCATTAGCGTGGTGTAGAGgccacactgctaaccactacaccactagaCGATGTTTTAAGGAAAACCCTAACACTTTTGAAAGGCGTCTCCAGTGTAAGTAACAATAGCTTTAACAGGAGATAGGACCTTTTCCcagaaactgtttttttttttttggctttatatTCAAGACAAACTGGTGAGAATGTGATCTTTTTATAGCTGCTTATATATAACATAGACATATTTAAAACAAGAGATAACTTACAATGTGCctataaatatttgtaattgTTGACAAACTGCTGTATTAAGAGAAAAATTAAATGCTAAGGGGACATGATCTTatacgagaaaaaaaaaaaaatcaactctgGTTTAAGCCAGCCTTTATAAAAGCACACCATTGATTATTATCTTCCTCTAACAATACACACCCAAGTGTTTTAGTCCTTGTataaataactattattattttcagaaGGCGTTTGCCCACCTTAGTCGAGGCTCCTTTTGGAGACAGACATTTGAACGCCAGCTTGCCGTCTTCCACAGACTCCTCTTTCTGCCGTTTCTTCTCAGCTGCCTCGGCCCTCCTGCGTTCGATCTCCTCCTTCATCTTCTGTCTCTCTTGCTGAGAAAAATGCGACAACGGGAAAGAAGTGTAAACTCTAAGCTTTGGTGTTTGTGACTCTGTGAGGTGGATTTCATTTAACTGTGATTCCTGATGTGTTACtcccagtgttgggggacgttactttttaaagtaaataattctgttacaaaattactgtctttagaAAGAAATCAGTTACATCACAGTGTtagtttctgataaaagtaactagttcgagaaAAGTaaggccgtaagtacggttcatcatgattcaccgcagGTTTTggcgtcggtcctcgcatagtcaaaatgcataggtgagataggggaataacagcaggaataataGAGGTGGGGCTGggtatcgggggcggggcttgtgggacgactttcacacacacactaatggattggtctgactgctgtctggctcacggattgcaTAAGttgtctaaataacggattacatttttaaaaaagtaactaaataactcaGTATTTAAATGGCGGCCCTAACGCGTTAGATCACTcgttacataaaaaaagtaatccaagtactctaacgctttacacccaacactggttatTTCTCATCAAGGTCTCTACAGCACGTACGTCCTCTTTGGCCTTCTTTTCTGCCTGCTCCTGtttcttctgcttctcctcttcctccagGATCTtcctcctttcctctctcttcttcttcagtTCCTCGAGCTCAGCTTCAGCCGTCTGCTGTTTCTGCTTCATCTTCTCAAACTCCTCACTTTCCGTCTCGTTTCTCCGGCGCTTCAATTCCACCAACTTCCGCTCGGCCTCCTGCTTCGCCGCCGGGTCCAGCTTCTCTACCTCGGGCGTGCGTAGCCCTATGcggctacacacacatacacacatttatacatgtcAGCATTTTGAATAGCATATCAGTCTATCCATCACATCAAGCACTCAAAGCCGTTATATCGAAAAAATCAGGACCTTATGATCTGTTACTACTAAActatgaataaaacaaaaagtcagAACAGAACCTCCCGAGACTCAaatgtcctcatatgaggacgTGACATTTTTGGTCCAACTACATTGTCTGTATATTCTTGTAAaatcctcatatgaggacagTTAATCTTCggttaatgataataattctTAGATAGTTCTTTTATGTTCACAGTAAGGAGTCGGGTCTCCAGAGGCGGTTCTGTTACACATACCCTACTGGCTTTTCGGGTTTCTTAAATGGTGAGGAACTTTCTTCATTCTGCTCAAatgaacagagaaaaaaaaacgtgttaaTGTTTAGGAAGCttcaaatgataataataataataataataataataataataataatttcacataGTAATAATGATTTGAAAATGACATTGTATGATCCAAACCAGAAGCAGCTTACCTTGTCACGTAAGAAGGAAGGTTTAGGCTTTTCCACAAcctaaaaaaagagcaaaattaGATTAGAAAGAAgtgattcagttttttttttccataaaaagtAAATGTCCAGCCAGGCTATGATTTAACGTCCTGATTATTACTTCACCAGTAAGACCTCGACATTATTATAGCCATTTTTATTAGGattagaaaatataataaaagcaTGCATAGAAAAATAGGCACCAAGAGtgtagtacagtatgtctgattCATATTTCCACCGCATACTGTGACCCGCAGACAGCAAGCAAACACCACAGCAATACCTAAAGGAAAAATCCACCCTGAACAAGTTTCATGTCACAATTTACACCGATCAGACATAACGTAATTAAAATCCAAAACATTTAGCCGAAACTGTGCCACCAGAGCAGCTCTGGCCCTTTGGGTCATGACTCCACATGACCACTGGGGTGCGCTGTGGTGTCcggcaccaggatgttagcGCTGGATGCTTTGGGAGCTGTGGGTTGCCGAGGGgcatcagacttgtttgtccggcacattccatggatgcttaATAGACTTTAAATCTgggaattaattttaatttggaggccagatcaAATACcctgaactctttgcctgctaagccccatacacagcaagctgtgatgcactgagtcTTCTGATACCCTTCCATTGTTACCagcttgaactttttttttcagcaatttgtgctccTCTAAGGTTAAACCGGACCGGCTTTTGGTCCCCACAGGTACGATAATGAATGGCCTGAACGTCTTTTAACTggagtacacggaggaaacctaccaagcactgggagaacatgaaaaccccatgcacacagacccgaggtgggaatcaaacccgaaaCTGGGAGGGGCAAGTTGACAGTGCCTACTATTAAGCCATCGTGCCACCTCCCTTATttcgttttattattatttttttataattcaacAAGTTACCCCACAGGTCTCGAAGTTTCTCCCAATGTTAAAGCCCCAGCTGAATTACCCTCCAGATAatgcctttttgttttgttttgtttcagctGGGGCCACAGGACTACACCATCACCAggtgaattactgtaaataagctAATTGGcggtcccaaattgcccataatgatGTGTGCACTGCGATGGCTTGGCATCATGTCCAGGATGGACCCCGTCCTTAacgccccctgtgaccctgtatactggataaagcggtacagaaggTAAAAAAATGAGTCATTTGAATGAATCCATCAGTCAACAGATGATAACCTCAACAaagtggacttcatgttaactaAAAATGTTATAGAAAAGATTTATGGATCGTATGGTCGtactagtactgtatatgttactgCATCACCCAAATGATGATCTGTTCCCTTTtgattctggttcctctcaatatttttttaaatatgttggcTAAAGGAGTTTTCCTCACCACCGTCACCTCTGACTTACTTATCAGGCACAAACTGATAAAGCTTTCAATTTATATCcagattttttacattgctgtaaagctgctttgtgatgatgtccCGTCATAAAAccactaaacaaataaaacagaatagaatttaatataaataaactgaatCATGGTTATCCCTTACCGCTGATTAaaaatgttcaaatgttttcTTATACAGTACGACGCAGCGTTACTACTAGAAATGAGACATCTGCTAAAGTCTATAAACATATTAAGTGTTTCAGGGTGGATTTTTCCTTTCATAGATTTTTGTTAATACCAAAAACGTGAAGAAGGTAAATTAATCTGCGATGCTGTGTTCATAACAAACTCGTGACCACACCATGTAAGGAAGAGTGTAAAACagaaacagatgacaagactgTCATGTGGTCTGCAGAGCTTCAACCCAAGCTTGAAGGTGAATACCTCCTTTGGTTTAACTTTATCCTCAATTTTTGCTTTGGATTTTTCTTCCGCTTCCTTCTTCCATTTTGGTTTTTCTTCAACCTCCTTCTTCAAAACCGACTGTTTCTCTTCAATCTTGTTAGGGGGTGCGGCTTTCTCCTCTACCTTAACTTTTACAGAAGGCTTCTCCTCAGGTTGTTTCTTCGGAAGTTCAATCTTCACTTCTACTTCTTTCTTTGACCTCTCTGGCTTTTCTTCAGCTTTTTTCTCTGGTATTCGCGGTTTCTCCTCTTCTTGCCTCACtttcaccaccaccatcatctccAGTGGTGGTTCATTAATACCTTCCTTTAATTTCTCCACCTCTTTCTTTACTGGTTCAGGTTCAAATACGTGTTTCTGGGGTTTCTCCACCTCCGTCTTCTCCAACACAACCTCAGGTGTTTCTTTTTGTGGTTCCTCCACTGCCTTCGTCTCCACTGGAGgctcagttgttttctttggcGCTTCCTCCACTTTCTTGGTCTCCAGGGAAGGTTCATCCTGAACAGCAGGTGTTTCTGATGGTGCCTCTAAAGTTCTTTCCTCCTCCACAGGCTTTTCTTCCTCCTCGATCTTGGATATTACAGGTTCCTCGCTGAACGCTGCCTCAACTTTTTCTTTAGCATCAACCTGACTGTCTTCATTTGATAATAAGCCTTTATCATTAATCTCTTTATTTTCTAAATCTGTGCCTTCTAAACCGGTAGCTTTTTTCTCCTCATCCACATTGCTTGTACTAACAGATTCATCTTCGTGCTTTTCCTACAAAATATAGCAAATAATTTATGcaacttatatatattttttccaaattttGACCCAAAACACAGACAGGTCTAGGTTAGTAACAAGCATACCTTATTTGCTGACTCTTGGTCTTTTTCTTCAGTGGATCGCTGTAGGAAATTTCACAACATATTAATTTTTCAATCCTACTTCATGTATATCTAAAACTATTGGGAAAATACTTTCAAAGTATTTAAACTTTAGGGAAGCAACCTGTTCTCCGAGGTAGGATCTCCTGGGCCTCTCagcttcctcctcttcctctttcttctcCACACTG is a window encoding:
- the cald1b gene encoding caldesmon 1b — translated: MDEDFERRMELRRQKREEMQREAEKMKVDDDDEEAARERRRRARQERLRNMENEELSNTAKELNSTDSVTDTGSSALITAPAANDDDQALLERLAKREERRQRRMKEALERQKEFDPTITDGETADTTTTTTSEDRPSRRSRLRDADEETTKNDVPSLETNSWTEKVEEKKEAETVPVKEEPVPEPVLKVAKETQEDSVEKKEEEEEAERPRRSYLGEQRSTEEKDQESANKEKHEDESVSTSNVDEEKKATGLEGTDLENKEINDKGLLSNEDSQVDAKEKVEAAFSEEPVISKIEEEEKPVEEERTLEAPSETPAVQDEPSLETKKVEEAPKKTTEPPVETKAVEEPQKETPEVVLEKTEVEKPQKHVFEPEPVKKEVEKLKEGINEPPLEMMVVVKVRQEEEKPRIPEKKAEEKPERSKKEVEVKIELPKKQPEEKPSVKVKVEEKAAPPNKIEEKQSVLKKEVEEKPKWKKEAEEKSKAKIEDKVKPKEVVEKPKPSFLRDKQNEESSSPFKKPEKPVGRIGLRTPEVEKLDPAAKQEAERKLVELKRRRNETESEEFEKMKQKQQTAEAELEELKKKREERRKILEEEEKQKKQEQAEKKAKEDQERQKMKEEIERRRAEAAEKKRQKEESVEDGKLAFKCLSPKGASTKIGEKAEFLSKSAQKITVKVPHTPLVCKIGNRLEQYTSAVQTKDVKSPKSPKDLPVVEGMRSIKSMWEKGNVQNPAAPGPAGTITVTVNKETASLNTGVSGRINTWKTKTPETKTPEPKTLGTKTPEIKPPEMKTPETKSLKPAETKTIETKTQETKSTKVSEMKKTETKTPEPKSLKSTETKTTEKKPLDTKTPETKPADKKTPEMKTPALGKPAGGKPEPKPTDVSKTRGLWETKGSTPSKVFGLKTTPFTNATRK